The Panicum virgatum strain AP13 chromosome 5K, P.virgatum_v5, whole genome shotgun sequence genome has a window encoding:
- the LOC120708079 gene encoding uncharacterized protein At4g18490-like isoform X1, producing the protein MDESRKRDVPTANAKSISSPLDEDFGNDFLSSWKLPKSGKDTIDFSVDSVPKCSKKFSFGNLADFGIDGAFDKLPSFKMGMSDLDFSSPLKKKVKHSSSNDDDISDGKKESAKDNFSFSFDFNELGKFSLDAKLGIEEKSMSKFTGKVDPVSSEGNKDAQRGISAKASAILEDNNSKGKPQTQDVCTLRPSHPTNHESVKNASRPASNINAANSSDKIQEHTSVSPAIMKQTEVDSVPNGNHREHPKEIYPTKAAVNIPSQNFSGSALSGEDPTQVLADPMNSKGATIADIGKVHISRESNDKEQSIGSQSKDTSAINPNVSGRLVGQFDSRNEVVEESVSLNEGSQGNRSLSDVHKKLLKETSYGTKDTDEGTSGHKSLSSSMQRGIKNVESALANERGGFSLVSKSTNMKASRVELTSEIALNQLSGASKVIKKMTLHPTDLKREHKQANAGPDECKTALSKTYSKPASHGLLTTSINAKGDRNAKSGLEPPSPGNSSLLNARNNTAHSTGHKIVANHMLLKTSNASDSQVTHSKDNKMSIISHLTGARIAKLGIRSPMSDRVPEKESLQLSGTKGSPLTPSQTLNSVPEGKPALPSPAIMQKESVLDPKAPTVLKRIMRSPAVRKSPQTVPELGNEMILGSGTPKAHVDMISSHMPSEMGDISDRELPMLLENDGNLEKAEACRKELEDICILLRRKHAEAKELAVRAIVNNNNMLMLNHPMFEEKICSIQKFANGLRSKKYLFEEVGSINAHHFSEDRFGSSGSASLLAASPKPRTHRWRPRRRRAWPLSPPASRSPSPTPALIPCRTLELLEKSGIKSVASG; encoded by the exons ATGGACGAATCACGAAAAAGAGATGTTCCTACTGCAAATGCTAAAAGTATAAGTTCACCCCTTG ATGAAGATTTTGGAAATGATTTTCTTTCGTCTTGGAAGCTACCAAAATCAGGAAAAGACACAATTGACTTCAGTGTTGACTCAGTTCCAAAGTGTAGCAAGAAATTCAGCTTTGGCAACCT AGCTGATTTCGGAATTGATGGAGCCTTTGACAAATTACCATCATTTAAAATGGGCATGTCTGATCTGGATTTCTCTAGTCCTCTCAAGAAAAAAGTGAAGCACAGCAGTTCAAATGATGATGATATTTCTGATGGGAAAAAGGAAAGTGCAAAGGacaatttctccttctcctttgATTTCAACGA GCTGGGAAAGTTTAGTCTTGATGCAAAGCTAGGAATTGAGGAAAAAAGTATGAGTAAATTTACTGGTAAAGTTGACCCTGTCTCCTCAGAGGGTAACAAGGATGCACAAAGAGGTATTTCGGCTAAGGCCAGTGCTATTCTTGAAGATAACAATAGTAAGGGCAAACCCCAAACACAGGATGTTTGCACTTTAAGACCTTCTCATCCGACAAATCATGAGAGTGTAAAGAATGCCAGTCGACCGGCTTCAAATATTAATGCAGCTAATTCATCTGACAAGATCCAAGAACATACCAGTGTTAGTCCTGCAATAATGAAACAAACTGAAGTAGACTCAGTGCCCAATGGCAATCATAGAGAGCATCCTAAAGAGATATACCCAACAAAAGCAGCTGTTAACATACCTTCTCAGAATTTCTCAGGCAGTGCTCTGTCCGGTGAAGATCCAACACAAGTGCTAGCAGATCCTATGAACAGTAAAGGTGCTACTATAGCAGACATTGGTAAAGTTCACATATCAAGGGAGAGTAATGACAAAGAGCAGTCGATTGGTTCACAATCCAAGGACACCAGCGCCATTAATCCCAATGTCTCAGGAAGACTGGTGGGTCAATTTGATTCCCGGAATGAGGTTGTGGAGGAAAGTGTCTCTCTTAATGAAGGAAGTCAAGGTAACCGAAGTTTAAGCGACGTTCATAAGAAGCTTTTGAAGGAGACATCATATGGAACAAAGGATACTGATGAAGGGACTTCAGGTCATAAGAGTCTCTCCTCTTCAATGCAGAG GGGAataaaaaatgttgaatctGCACTGGCGAATGAGAGAGGAGGTTTTTCTCTTGTATCCAAGTCTACAAATATGAAAGCAAGCAGGGTCGAACTAACTTCAGAAATAGCCTTAAATCAACTATCTGGTGCAAGTAAAGTGATAAAAAAGATGACATTACATCCTACAGATTTGAAAAG GGAGCACAAGCAAGCTAATGCAGGACCTGACGAATGTAAAACTGCTTTGTCAAAAACATACAGCAAGCCAGCATCACATGGGCTATTGACTACCTCCATTAACGCCAAAGGTGACAGAAATGCTAAATCAGG ACTTGAGCCTCCTAGCCCAGGGAACTCATCTCTGCTGAATGCTCGAAATAACACAGCACATAGCACTGGTCATAaaattgttgcaaatcatatGCTTCTAAAAACTAGTAATGCTTCTGATTCACAAGTTACTCATTCCAAGGATAATAAAATGTCAATAATTTCTCATCTGACAGGGGCAAG AATTGCAAAATTAGGAATCAGGAGTCCAATGTCCGACAGGGTTCCTGAGAAGGAATCACTACAACTGAGTGGGACCAAGGGTTCCCCTTTAACACCATCCCAAACCCTTAACTCTGTTCCTGAAGGAAAACCTGCATTGCCTAGCCCAGCCATAATGCAAAAG GAATCAGTTCTAGATCCAAAAGCTCCTACAGTGCTCAAACGCATAATGAGGTCTCCAGCTGTAAG AAAATCACCTCAAACTGTTCCAGAGTTGGGAAATGAAATG ATTCTGGGAAGTGGAACTCCAAAAGCTCATGTGGATATGATCTCTTCACATATGCCATCTGAGATGGGAGACATTTCAGATCGAGAGTTGCCTATGCTGTTAGAAAATGATGGAAACTTAGAAAAAGCTGAGGCTTGTAGAAAGGAGCTTGAAGAT ATATGCATTTTATTGAGAAGGAAACATGCAGAAGCTAAAGAGCTAGCAGTTCGGGCTATTGTTAACAACAATAACATGCTGATGTTAAACCACCCAATGTTTGAGGAGAAA ATTTGCTCGATTCAGAAATTTGCGAACGGCCTGAGATCCAAGAAGTACTTATTTGAGGAAGTTGGCAGCATTAACGCC CACCACTTCAGCGAGGACCGCTTCGGCTCGTCCGGCTCCGCTTCCCTATTGGCCGCCAGCCCCAAGCCTCGGACCCATCggtggcggccacggcggcgccgcgcctgGCCTCTATCGCCGCCTGCGAGTCGGTCGCCGTCGCCAACGCCAGCCCTGATACCATGTCGAACTTTGGAGCTTTTGGAAAAATCTGGAATCAAATCCGTGGCCTCTGGCTGA
- the LOC120708079 gene encoding uncharacterized protein At4g18490-like isoform X3 encodes MDESRKRDVPTANAKSISSPLDEDFGNDFLSSWKLPKSGKDTIDFSVDSVPKCSKKFSFGNLADFGIDGAFDKLPSFKMGMSDLDFSSPLKKKVKHSSSNDDDISDGKKESAKDNFSFSFDFNELGKFSLDAKLGIEEKSMSKFTGKVDPVSSEGNKDAQRGISAKASAILEDNNSKGKPQTQDVCTLRPSHPTNHESVKNASRPASNINAANSSDKIQEHTSVSPAIMKQTEVDSVPNGNHREHPKEIYPTKAAVNIPSQNFSGSALSGEDPTQVLADPMNSKGATIADIGKVHISRESNDKEQSIGSQSKDTSAINPNVSGRLVGQFDSRNEVVEESVSLNEGSQGNRSLSDVHKKLLKETSYGTKDTDEGTSGHKSLSSSMQRGIKNVESALANERGGFSLVSKSTNMKASRVELTSEIALNQLSGASKVIKKMTLHPTDLKREHKQANAGPDECKTALSKTYSKPASHGLLTTSINAKGDRNAKSGLEPPSPGNSSLLNARNNTAHSTGHKIVANHMLLKTSNASDSQVTHSKDNKMSIISHLTGARIAKLGIRSPMSDRVPEKESLQLSGTKGSPLTPSQTLNSVPEGKPALPSPAIMQKESVLDPKAPTVLKRIMRSPAVRKSPQTVPELGNEMICILLRRKHAEAKELAVRAIVNNNNMLMLNHPMFEEKICSIQKFANGLRSKKYLFEEVGSINAHHFSEDRFGSSGSASLLAASPKPRTHRWRPRRRRAWPLSPPASRSPSPTPALIPCRTLELLEKSGIKSVASG; translated from the exons ATGGACGAATCACGAAAAAGAGATGTTCCTACTGCAAATGCTAAAAGTATAAGTTCACCCCTTG ATGAAGATTTTGGAAATGATTTTCTTTCGTCTTGGAAGCTACCAAAATCAGGAAAAGACACAATTGACTTCAGTGTTGACTCAGTTCCAAAGTGTAGCAAGAAATTCAGCTTTGGCAACCT AGCTGATTTCGGAATTGATGGAGCCTTTGACAAATTACCATCATTTAAAATGGGCATGTCTGATCTGGATTTCTCTAGTCCTCTCAAGAAAAAAGTGAAGCACAGCAGTTCAAATGATGATGATATTTCTGATGGGAAAAAGGAAAGTGCAAAGGacaatttctccttctcctttgATTTCAACGA GCTGGGAAAGTTTAGTCTTGATGCAAAGCTAGGAATTGAGGAAAAAAGTATGAGTAAATTTACTGGTAAAGTTGACCCTGTCTCCTCAGAGGGTAACAAGGATGCACAAAGAGGTATTTCGGCTAAGGCCAGTGCTATTCTTGAAGATAACAATAGTAAGGGCAAACCCCAAACACAGGATGTTTGCACTTTAAGACCTTCTCATCCGACAAATCATGAGAGTGTAAAGAATGCCAGTCGACCGGCTTCAAATATTAATGCAGCTAATTCATCTGACAAGATCCAAGAACATACCAGTGTTAGTCCTGCAATAATGAAACAAACTGAAGTAGACTCAGTGCCCAATGGCAATCATAGAGAGCATCCTAAAGAGATATACCCAACAAAAGCAGCTGTTAACATACCTTCTCAGAATTTCTCAGGCAGTGCTCTGTCCGGTGAAGATCCAACACAAGTGCTAGCAGATCCTATGAACAGTAAAGGTGCTACTATAGCAGACATTGGTAAAGTTCACATATCAAGGGAGAGTAATGACAAAGAGCAGTCGATTGGTTCACAATCCAAGGACACCAGCGCCATTAATCCCAATGTCTCAGGAAGACTGGTGGGTCAATTTGATTCCCGGAATGAGGTTGTGGAGGAAAGTGTCTCTCTTAATGAAGGAAGTCAAGGTAACCGAAGTTTAAGCGACGTTCATAAGAAGCTTTTGAAGGAGACATCATATGGAACAAAGGATACTGATGAAGGGACTTCAGGTCATAAGAGTCTCTCCTCTTCAATGCAGAG GGGAataaaaaatgttgaatctGCACTGGCGAATGAGAGAGGAGGTTTTTCTCTTGTATCCAAGTCTACAAATATGAAAGCAAGCAGGGTCGAACTAACTTCAGAAATAGCCTTAAATCAACTATCTGGTGCAAGTAAAGTGATAAAAAAGATGACATTACATCCTACAGATTTGAAAAG GGAGCACAAGCAAGCTAATGCAGGACCTGACGAATGTAAAACTGCTTTGTCAAAAACATACAGCAAGCCAGCATCACATGGGCTATTGACTACCTCCATTAACGCCAAAGGTGACAGAAATGCTAAATCAGG ACTTGAGCCTCCTAGCCCAGGGAACTCATCTCTGCTGAATGCTCGAAATAACACAGCACATAGCACTGGTCATAaaattgttgcaaatcatatGCTTCTAAAAACTAGTAATGCTTCTGATTCACAAGTTACTCATTCCAAGGATAATAAAATGTCAATAATTTCTCATCTGACAGGGGCAAG AATTGCAAAATTAGGAATCAGGAGTCCAATGTCCGACAGGGTTCCTGAGAAGGAATCACTACAACTGAGTGGGACCAAGGGTTCCCCTTTAACACCATCCCAAACCCTTAACTCTGTTCCTGAAGGAAAACCTGCATTGCCTAGCCCAGCCATAATGCAAAAG GAATCAGTTCTAGATCCAAAAGCTCCTACAGTGCTCAAACGCATAATGAGGTCTCCAGCTGTAAG AAAATCACCTCAAACTGTTCCAGAGTTGGGAAATGAAATG ATATGCATTTTATTGAGAAGGAAACATGCAGAAGCTAAAGAGCTAGCAGTTCGGGCTATTGTTAACAACAATAACATGCTGATGTTAAACCACCCAATGTTTGAGGAGAAA ATTTGCTCGATTCAGAAATTTGCGAACGGCCTGAGATCCAAGAAGTACTTATTTGAGGAAGTTGGCAGCATTAACGCC CACCACTTCAGCGAGGACCGCTTCGGCTCGTCCGGCTCCGCTTCCCTATTGGCCGCCAGCCCCAAGCCTCGGACCCATCggtggcggccacggcggcgccgcgcctgGCCTCTATCGCCGCCTGCGAGTCGGTCGCCGTCGCCAACGCCAGCCCTGATACCATGTCGAACTTTGGAGCTTTTGGAAAAATCTGGAATCAAATCCGTGGCCTCTGGCTGA
- the LOC120708079 gene encoding uncharacterized protein At4g18490-like isoform X2, with the protein MDESRKRDVPTANAKSISSPLDEDFGNDFLSSWKLPKSGKDTIDFSVDSVPKCSKKFSFGNLADFGIDGAFDKLPSFKMGMSDLDFSSPLKKKVKHSSSNDDDISDGKKESAKDNFSFSFDFNELGKFSLDAKLGIEEKSMSKFTGKVDPVSSEGNKDAQRGISAKASAILEDNNSKGKPQTQDVCTLRPSHPTNHESVKNASRPASNINAANSSDKIQEHTSVSPAIMKQTEVDSVPNGNHREHPKEIYPTKAAVNIPSQNFSGSALSGEDPTQVLADPMNSKGATIADIGKVHISRESNDKEQSIGSQSKDTSAINPNVSGRLVGQFDSRNEVVEESVSLNEGSQGNRSLSDVHKKLLKETSYGTKDTDEGTSGHKSLSSSMQRGIKNVESALANERGGFSLVSKSTNMKASRVELTSEIALNQLSGASKVIKKMTLHPTDLKREHKQANAGPDECKTALSKTYSKPASHGLLTTSINAKGDRNAKSGLEPPSPGNSSLLNARNNTAHSTGHKIVANHMLLKTSNASDSQVTHSKDNKMSIISHLTGARIAKLGIRSPMSDRVPEKESLQLSGTKGSPLTPSQTLNSVPEGKPALPSPAIMQKILGSGTPKAHVDMISSHMPSEMGDISDRELPMLLENDGNLEKAEACRKELEDICILLRRKHAEAKELAVRAIVNNNNMLMLNHPMFEEKICSIQKFANGLRSKKYLFEEVGSINAHHFSEDRFGSSGSASLLAASPKPRTHRWRPRRRRAWPLSPPASRSPSPTPALIPCRTLELLEKSGIKSVASG; encoded by the exons ATGGACGAATCACGAAAAAGAGATGTTCCTACTGCAAATGCTAAAAGTATAAGTTCACCCCTTG ATGAAGATTTTGGAAATGATTTTCTTTCGTCTTGGAAGCTACCAAAATCAGGAAAAGACACAATTGACTTCAGTGTTGACTCAGTTCCAAAGTGTAGCAAGAAATTCAGCTTTGGCAACCT AGCTGATTTCGGAATTGATGGAGCCTTTGACAAATTACCATCATTTAAAATGGGCATGTCTGATCTGGATTTCTCTAGTCCTCTCAAGAAAAAAGTGAAGCACAGCAGTTCAAATGATGATGATATTTCTGATGGGAAAAAGGAAAGTGCAAAGGacaatttctccttctcctttgATTTCAACGA GCTGGGAAAGTTTAGTCTTGATGCAAAGCTAGGAATTGAGGAAAAAAGTATGAGTAAATTTACTGGTAAAGTTGACCCTGTCTCCTCAGAGGGTAACAAGGATGCACAAAGAGGTATTTCGGCTAAGGCCAGTGCTATTCTTGAAGATAACAATAGTAAGGGCAAACCCCAAACACAGGATGTTTGCACTTTAAGACCTTCTCATCCGACAAATCATGAGAGTGTAAAGAATGCCAGTCGACCGGCTTCAAATATTAATGCAGCTAATTCATCTGACAAGATCCAAGAACATACCAGTGTTAGTCCTGCAATAATGAAACAAACTGAAGTAGACTCAGTGCCCAATGGCAATCATAGAGAGCATCCTAAAGAGATATACCCAACAAAAGCAGCTGTTAACATACCTTCTCAGAATTTCTCAGGCAGTGCTCTGTCCGGTGAAGATCCAACACAAGTGCTAGCAGATCCTATGAACAGTAAAGGTGCTACTATAGCAGACATTGGTAAAGTTCACATATCAAGGGAGAGTAATGACAAAGAGCAGTCGATTGGTTCACAATCCAAGGACACCAGCGCCATTAATCCCAATGTCTCAGGAAGACTGGTGGGTCAATTTGATTCCCGGAATGAGGTTGTGGAGGAAAGTGTCTCTCTTAATGAAGGAAGTCAAGGTAACCGAAGTTTAAGCGACGTTCATAAGAAGCTTTTGAAGGAGACATCATATGGAACAAAGGATACTGATGAAGGGACTTCAGGTCATAAGAGTCTCTCCTCTTCAATGCAGAG GGGAataaaaaatgttgaatctGCACTGGCGAATGAGAGAGGAGGTTTTTCTCTTGTATCCAAGTCTACAAATATGAAAGCAAGCAGGGTCGAACTAACTTCAGAAATAGCCTTAAATCAACTATCTGGTGCAAGTAAAGTGATAAAAAAGATGACATTACATCCTACAGATTTGAAAAG GGAGCACAAGCAAGCTAATGCAGGACCTGACGAATGTAAAACTGCTTTGTCAAAAACATACAGCAAGCCAGCATCACATGGGCTATTGACTACCTCCATTAACGCCAAAGGTGACAGAAATGCTAAATCAGG ACTTGAGCCTCCTAGCCCAGGGAACTCATCTCTGCTGAATGCTCGAAATAACACAGCACATAGCACTGGTCATAaaattgttgcaaatcatatGCTTCTAAAAACTAGTAATGCTTCTGATTCACAAGTTACTCATTCCAAGGATAATAAAATGTCAATAATTTCTCATCTGACAGGGGCAAG AATTGCAAAATTAGGAATCAGGAGTCCAATGTCCGACAGGGTTCCTGAGAAGGAATCACTACAACTGAGTGGGACCAAGGGTTCCCCTTTAACACCATCCCAAACCCTTAACTCTGTTCCTGAAGGAAAACCTGCATTGCCTAGCCCAGCCATAATGCAAAAG ATTCTGGGAAGTGGAACTCCAAAAGCTCATGTGGATATGATCTCTTCACATATGCCATCTGAGATGGGAGACATTTCAGATCGAGAGTTGCCTATGCTGTTAGAAAATGATGGAAACTTAGAAAAAGCTGAGGCTTGTAGAAAGGAGCTTGAAGAT ATATGCATTTTATTGAGAAGGAAACATGCAGAAGCTAAAGAGCTAGCAGTTCGGGCTATTGTTAACAACAATAACATGCTGATGTTAAACCACCCAATGTTTGAGGAGAAA ATTTGCTCGATTCAGAAATTTGCGAACGGCCTGAGATCCAAGAAGTACTTATTTGAGGAAGTTGGCAGCATTAACGCC CACCACTTCAGCGAGGACCGCTTCGGCTCGTCCGGCTCCGCTTCCCTATTGGCCGCCAGCCCCAAGCCTCGGACCCATCggtggcggccacggcggcgccgcgcctgGCCTCTATCGCCGCCTGCGAGTCGGTCGCCGTCGCCAACGCCAGCCCTGATACCATGTCGAACTTTGGAGCTTTTGGAAAAATCTGGAATCAAATCCGTGGCCTCTGGCTGA
- the LOC120708079 gene encoding uncharacterized protein At4g18490-like isoform X4 — protein sequence MDESRKRDVPTANAKSISSPLDEDFGNDFLSSWKLPKSGKDTIDFSVDSVPKCSKKFSFGNLADFGIDGAFDKLPSFKMGMSDLDFSSPLKKKVKHSSSNDDDISDGKKESAKDNFSFSFDFNELGKFSLDAKLGIEEKSMSKFTGKVDPVSSEGNKDAQRGISAKASAILEDNNSKGKPQTQDVCTLRPSHPTNHESVKNASRPASNINAANSSDKIQEHTSVSPAIMKQTEVDSVPNGNHREHPKEIYPTKAAVNIPSQNFSGSALSGEDPTQVLADPMNSKGATIADIGKVHISRESNDKEQSIGSQSKDTSAINPNVSGRLVGQFDSRNEVVEESVSLNEGSQGNRSLSDVHKKLLKETSYGTKDTDEGTSGHKSLSSSMQRGIKNVESALANERGGFSLVSKSTNMKASRVELTSEIALNQLSGASKVIKKMTLHPTDLKREHKQANAGPDECKTALSKTYSKPASHGLLTTSINAKGDRNAKSGIAKLGIRSPMSDRVPEKESLQLSGTKGSPLTPSQTLNSVPEGKPALPSPAIMQKESVLDPKAPTVLKRIMRSPAVRKSPQTVPELGNEMILGSGTPKAHVDMISSHMPSEMGDISDRELPMLLENDGNLEKAEACRKELEDICILLRRKHAEAKELAVRAIVNNNNMLMLNHPMFEEKICSIQKFANGLRSKKYLFEEVGSINAHHFSEDRFGSSGSASLLAASPKPRTHRWRPRRRRAWPLSPPASRSPSPTPALIPCRTLELLEKSGIKSVASG from the exons ATGGACGAATCACGAAAAAGAGATGTTCCTACTGCAAATGCTAAAAGTATAAGTTCACCCCTTG ATGAAGATTTTGGAAATGATTTTCTTTCGTCTTGGAAGCTACCAAAATCAGGAAAAGACACAATTGACTTCAGTGTTGACTCAGTTCCAAAGTGTAGCAAGAAATTCAGCTTTGGCAACCT AGCTGATTTCGGAATTGATGGAGCCTTTGACAAATTACCATCATTTAAAATGGGCATGTCTGATCTGGATTTCTCTAGTCCTCTCAAGAAAAAAGTGAAGCACAGCAGTTCAAATGATGATGATATTTCTGATGGGAAAAAGGAAAGTGCAAAGGacaatttctccttctcctttgATTTCAACGA GCTGGGAAAGTTTAGTCTTGATGCAAAGCTAGGAATTGAGGAAAAAAGTATGAGTAAATTTACTGGTAAAGTTGACCCTGTCTCCTCAGAGGGTAACAAGGATGCACAAAGAGGTATTTCGGCTAAGGCCAGTGCTATTCTTGAAGATAACAATAGTAAGGGCAAACCCCAAACACAGGATGTTTGCACTTTAAGACCTTCTCATCCGACAAATCATGAGAGTGTAAAGAATGCCAGTCGACCGGCTTCAAATATTAATGCAGCTAATTCATCTGACAAGATCCAAGAACATACCAGTGTTAGTCCTGCAATAATGAAACAAACTGAAGTAGACTCAGTGCCCAATGGCAATCATAGAGAGCATCCTAAAGAGATATACCCAACAAAAGCAGCTGTTAACATACCTTCTCAGAATTTCTCAGGCAGTGCTCTGTCCGGTGAAGATCCAACACAAGTGCTAGCAGATCCTATGAACAGTAAAGGTGCTACTATAGCAGACATTGGTAAAGTTCACATATCAAGGGAGAGTAATGACAAAGAGCAGTCGATTGGTTCACAATCCAAGGACACCAGCGCCATTAATCCCAATGTCTCAGGAAGACTGGTGGGTCAATTTGATTCCCGGAATGAGGTTGTGGAGGAAAGTGTCTCTCTTAATGAAGGAAGTCAAGGTAACCGAAGTTTAAGCGACGTTCATAAGAAGCTTTTGAAGGAGACATCATATGGAACAAAGGATACTGATGAAGGGACTTCAGGTCATAAGAGTCTCTCCTCTTCAATGCAGAG GGGAataaaaaatgttgaatctGCACTGGCGAATGAGAGAGGAGGTTTTTCTCTTGTATCCAAGTCTACAAATATGAAAGCAAGCAGGGTCGAACTAACTTCAGAAATAGCCTTAAATCAACTATCTGGTGCAAGTAAAGTGATAAAAAAGATGACATTACATCCTACAGATTTGAAAAG GGAGCACAAGCAAGCTAATGCAGGACCTGACGAATGTAAAACTGCTTTGTCAAAAACATACAGCAAGCCAGCATCACATGGGCTATTGACTACCTCCATTAACGCCAAAGGTGACAGAAATGCTAAATCAGG AATTGCAAAATTAGGAATCAGGAGTCCAATGTCCGACAGGGTTCCTGAGAAGGAATCACTACAACTGAGTGGGACCAAGGGTTCCCCTTTAACACCATCCCAAACCCTTAACTCTGTTCCTGAAGGAAAACCTGCATTGCCTAGCCCAGCCATAATGCAAAAG GAATCAGTTCTAGATCCAAAAGCTCCTACAGTGCTCAAACGCATAATGAGGTCTCCAGCTGTAAG AAAATCACCTCAAACTGTTCCAGAGTTGGGAAATGAAATG ATTCTGGGAAGTGGAACTCCAAAAGCTCATGTGGATATGATCTCTTCACATATGCCATCTGAGATGGGAGACATTTCAGATCGAGAGTTGCCTATGCTGTTAGAAAATGATGGAAACTTAGAAAAAGCTGAGGCTTGTAGAAAGGAGCTTGAAGAT ATATGCATTTTATTGAGAAGGAAACATGCAGAAGCTAAAGAGCTAGCAGTTCGGGCTATTGTTAACAACAATAACATGCTGATGTTAAACCACCCAATGTTTGAGGAGAAA ATTTGCTCGATTCAGAAATTTGCGAACGGCCTGAGATCCAAGAAGTACTTATTTGAGGAAGTTGGCAGCATTAACGCC CACCACTTCAGCGAGGACCGCTTCGGCTCGTCCGGCTCCGCTTCCCTATTGGCCGCCAGCCCCAAGCCTCGGACCCATCggtggcggccacggcggcgccgcgcctgGCCTCTATCGCCGCCTGCGAGTCGGTCGCCGTCGCCAACGCCAGCCCTGATACCATGTCGAACTTTGGAGCTTTTGGAAAAATCTGGAATCAAATCCGTGGCCTCTGGCTGA